A region from the Arthrobacter gengyunqii genome encodes:
- the gltX gene encoding glutamate--tRNA ligase encodes MTNLPSLADLPTVDDNTPVRVRFCPSPTGTPHVGLIRTALFNWAYAKHTGGKMVFRIEDTDTARDSEESFLQLLDALDWLGITWDEGVNVGGPHEPYRQSQRGEIYQDVIAKLKDAGHLYESYSTPEEIEARHRAAGRDIKLGYDNYDRDLTPEQIEAFKTEGRQPVLRVRMPDEDITFNDLVRGEITFKAGTVPDFVVVRANGAPLYTLVNPVDDALMGITHVLRGEDLLSSTPRQIALYRALIDVGVAQYMPLFGHLPYVMGGGNKKLSKRDPESSLFLHRERGFIPEGLLNYLSLLGWSLSADEDIFTVDQLVENFDIHDVLANPARFDIKKAEAINGTHVRMLDPEDFRNRLIPYLQEARLVGETLTDREEEILTEAAPLVQERITLLGEAPDMLGFLFKADDAIDVADDARKGLPANLTEVLDAALAALEPVSDWTAENIQAALRTALVDGMGIKPRLAFGPVRTAVSGRRISPPLFESMVILGKDSSLARLNAFRNAG; translated from the coding sequence ATGACTAACCTGCCTTCACTTGCCGACCTGCCCACCGTCGATGACAACACGCCAGTGCGCGTGCGGTTCTGTCCCTCACCCACCGGAACCCCGCACGTGGGCCTCATCCGGACCGCCCTGTTCAACTGGGCCTACGCCAAGCACACCGGCGGAAAAATGGTGTTCCGTATCGAGGACACCGACACCGCCCGCGACAGCGAAGAGAGCTTCCTGCAGCTCTTGGACGCACTGGACTGGCTGGGCATCACCTGGGATGAAGGCGTCAACGTCGGCGGCCCGCACGAGCCGTACCGCCAGTCCCAGCGCGGCGAGATCTACCAGGACGTCATCGCCAAGCTTAAGGACGCCGGGCACCTCTACGAGTCCTACTCCACGCCGGAGGAGATCGAGGCCCGCCACCGTGCCGCCGGCCGCGACATCAAGCTCGGCTATGACAACTACGACCGAGATCTGACCCCCGAGCAGATTGAGGCGTTTAAGACCGAGGGCCGGCAGCCCGTCCTGCGCGTGCGCATGCCGGATGAGGACATCACGTTCAACGACCTGGTCCGCGGCGAAATCACCTTCAAGGCCGGCACCGTTCCGGACTTTGTGGTGGTCCGCGCCAACGGTGCGCCGCTCTACACGTTGGTCAACCCCGTGGACGACGCGCTGATGGGCATCACCCATGTGCTGCGCGGCGAGGACCTGCTGTCCTCCACCCCGCGTCAGATTGCGCTCTACCGCGCCCTGATCGACGTCGGAGTCGCCCAGTACATGCCGCTCTTCGGGCACCTGCCCTACGTCATGGGCGGCGGCAACAAGAAGCTGTCCAAGCGCGATCCGGAGTCCAGCCTCTTCCTGCACCGCGAACGCGGCTTCATCCCCGAGGGCCTGCTCAACTACCTCTCGCTGCTGGGCTGGTCCCTGTCTGCGGACGAGGACATCTTCACCGTGGACCAGCTGGTGGAAAACTTCGACATCCACGATGTTCTGGCCAACCCGGCACGCTTTGACATCAAGAAGGCTGAAGCCATCAACGGAACCCATGTGCGGATGCTGGATCCCGAGGACTTCCGCAACCGCCTGATCCCTTACCTGCAGGAAGCACGGCTGGTGGGGGAGACCCTGACCGACCGTGAAGAAGAGATCCTCACTGAGGCAGCACCTCTGGTCCAGGAGCGGATCACCTTGCTGGGGGAGGCTCCGGACATGCTCGGCTTCCTCTTCAAGGCCGACGACGCCATCGACGTGGCCGACGACGCCCGGAAGGGCCTGCCCGCCAACCTCACCGAGGTCCTGGACGCTGCTCTGGCCGCCCTCGAGCCGGTGTCCGACTGGACAGCGGAGAACATTCAGGCAGCGCTGCGCACGGCCCTGGTGGACGGGATGGGCATCAAGCCGCGGCTGGCCTTCGGTCCGGTCCGCACAGCCGTTTCCGGCCGGCGCATCTCGCCGCCGCTGTTCGAATCCATGGTCATCCTGGGCAAGGACTCCTCGCTCGCGCGCCTGAATGCCTTCCGCAACGCAGGCTAG